One part of the Arachidicoccus terrestris genome encodes these proteins:
- a CDS encoding NAD kinase, translating into MQVAIYARILPAEYNHDIHSLLEELTLKGIGVIMYKGLLDQFEDVRQRFTGIGVFEDGRSLRGEIDCLISLGGDGTILDTVTLVGDKNIPILGVNFGRLGFLTGASREEFSTVLGELINQNYIIDSRTLIHLDAAIPLFGDTPFALNDFTITKRDAAPMIVVRTFLNGEFINSYYADGLIVATATGSTGYSMSCNGPIVFPDSSSLVITPIAPHHLNTRPIIVPDNNVISFEVESRAEDYLCTLDARREVVNNSVQLAIRKENFTIKLIRFKENSFLSTLRSKLSWGFDKRN; encoded by the coding sequence ATGCAAGTCGCTATATACGCAAGAATTTTACCTGCTGAATACAACCATGATATCCATTCATTGCTTGAGGAACTAACCCTCAAGGGAATTGGTGTTATTATGTATAAGGGTTTGCTGGATCAGTTCGAAGATGTAAGGCAACGCTTTACCGGTATAGGTGTTTTTGAGGATGGCCGCAGTCTGCGTGGAGAAATAGATTGTCTGATCAGTCTGGGCGGCGACGGCACCATCCTGGATACGGTAACGCTGGTAGGGGATAAGAATATTCCTATCCTGGGTGTCAATTTTGGCCGGCTGGGCTTTCTGACCGGTGCCAGCAGAGAAGAATTTTCTACTGTACTGGGAGAACTGATCAATCAGAACTATATCATCGATTCGAGAACACTTATTCACCTGGACGCGGCAATACCGCTTTTTGGCGACACGCCCTTTGCGCTTAATGATTTTACCATTACCAAGAGAGATGCGGCTCCAATGATCGTTGTGAGAACCTTTCTGAACGGAGAATTCATCAATTCTTACTATGCCGATGGGCTGATCGTCGCAACCGCTACGGGGTCTACCGGTTATTCAATGAGCTGTAACGGGCCAATTGTGTTCCCTGATTCTTCCAGCCTGGTCATAACGCCTATCGCTCCGCACCACCTGAACACGCGCCCTATTATCGTGCCCGATAATAATGTCATTTCCTTTGAGGTAGAGAGCCGGGCGGAGGATTATCTATGCACATTGGATGCAAGAAGGGAGGTGGTCAATAACAGCGTACAGCTGGCCATCCGCAAGGAGAACTTTACGATTAAATTAATTCGTTTCAAGGAAAACAGTTTTCTATCTACTTTACGCAGTAAACTTTCCTGGGGATTTGATAAAAGAAACTAA
- the porG gene encoding type IX secretion system protein PorG translates to MSQHPISRIRYKYKEIVLVLLLSSILCLTRSRAQYANYQPQAEVGFGLGTSHYFGDLNPEGSLNPMNYSAGLFYQRYLGNYIGARLSANYIHLAASDADNKAPAYHNRGLDFTNNVLELTLTGSFNFFRYAPGTRGHSFTPYVGLGIGGIYTDPYTETGQGEKVSLRKLGTEGQYSSTPHDGRKYGSFAIIFPLSVGVRQALSTKLNLFAEATYRFTRTDYLDDVSSTYAGPEAFAPGNYKGNAAEAASALALQDRNLDGVARKRGWQRGNSLASDRYLTLQIGLSFNFGSCNCPMVY, encoded by the coding sequence ATGAGCCAACACCCGATCTCCCGTATTCGTTATAAATATAAAGAAATAGTATTGGTCTTGTTATTGAGCAGCATTCTGTGTCTGACCAGAAGCAGGGCACAATATGCTAATTACCAACCGCAGGCTGAAGTGGGCTTCGGTTTAGGAACATCACACTACTTTGGCGATCTGAACCCTGAGGGCAGCCTGAATCCCATGAATTATAGCGCCGGGCTTTTTTATCAGCGCTATCTGGGGAATTATATCGGAGCTCGCCTAAGTGCTAATTATATTCATCTGGCGGCCAGTGATGCGGATAATAAGGCCCCCGCTTATCATAACCGGGGCCTGGATTTTACCAATAACGTTCTGGAATTGACACTCACCGGAAGTTTCAACTTTTTCCGCTACGCACCAGGCACCAGAGGGCATAGCTTTACGCCGTATGTTGGTCTGGGGATCGGGGGCATTTACACGGACCCTTATACGGAGACCGGTCAGGGAGAAAAGGTATCCCTGAGAAAGCTGGGAACGGAAGGGCAATATAGCAGTACGCCGCATGATGGCAGAAAATATGGGTCATTTGCCATAATTTTTCCCCTTTCTGTCGGCGTGCGGCAGGCACTTAGTACTAAACTCAATCTTTTTGCCGAAGCAACTTACCGGTTTACCCGGACAGATTATCTGGATGATGTCAGCTCTACCTATGCCGGTCCTGAGGCTTTTGCTCCCGGTAATTACAAAGGGAATGCAGCCGAGGCGGCAAGCGCGCTGGCATTACAGGACCGAAATCTGGACGGTGTCGCCAGAAAGCGGGGATGGCAGCGGGGCAATAGCCTGGCCAGCGACCGTTACCTGACCCTGCAAATAGGTCTTTCATTTAATTTTGGCTCCTGTAATTGCCCGATGGTCTATTAA
- a CDS encoding isoprenyl transferase, with product MDKSQQYQIDPARLPRHVAIIMDGNGRWAQEKGEDRLFGHYHGVQSVRTVTEAATELGIEYLTLYAFSTENWDRPSAEVTGLMQLLIQTVRKEVPDLCKNNVRLHVIGDLEMLPEDARLEMQEALGETAGNTGLHLILALSYSSRWELTRAAKLIAEAVAEGKLAPSAIGKDTLARYLTTADYPDPELMIRTGGENRISNFLLYQLAYAELYFTDIKWPDFNKVAFLEAISAYQGRERRFGKTGEQVKNG from the coding sequence ATGGATAAGTCTCAGCAATATCAGATAGATCCCGCCAGGCTCCCCAGGCATGTCGCCATTATTATGGATGGTAACGGCCGGTGGGCCCAGGAAAAAGGAGAAGACCGTTTATTTGGGCACTATCATGGCGTACAGAGTGTACGCACGGTAACCGAGGCTGCGACAGAACTGGGCATTGAGTATCTGACCTTATATGCATTTAGCACAGAGAACTGGGACAGGCCGTCAGCAGAAGTGACAGGCCTGATGCAGTTACTGATACAAACGGTCAGAAAAGAAGTGCCGGATCTTTGTAAGAACAACGTACGGCTTCATGTGATTGGTGATCTGGAAATGTTGCCGGAGGATGCGCGCCTGGAGATGCAAGAAGCCCTGGGGGAAACTGCAGGTAATACTGGGCTCCATCTTATACTGGCGCTCAGCTATAGCAGCCGCTGGGAGCTGACCCGTGCTGCAAAACTGATAGCCGAAGCAGTAGCGGAGGGTAAACTGGCACCTTCGGCGATCGGCAAGGACACCCTTGCCCGTTATCTGACGACCGCTGATTATCCTGATCCGGAGCTGATGATCCGGACAGGCGGAGAAAACAGGATCAGTAATTTTTTGCTTTACCAGTTGGCTTACGCGGAATTATATTTTACAGACATAAAATGGCCGGATTTTAACAAAGTCGCTTTTTTAGAGGCTATAAGCGCCTATCAGGGCAGGGAACGGCGGTTTGGGAAGACCGGGGAACAGGTTAAAAATGGCTGA